aaaaaaatgaaaatatcaAATAAACTGCCCAGTTTATCATATCAAATAAACCGAACCCGAGGCAACTTGATCTATTCGTCATATCTAGTTTTGGGTATGTTGGTCGAGTTAGGATATTTCGGGTTGGGTTATTTTCAGGTCAATGCTTAAACCTTCGTTTGGCAGTGCACTTTAGGTACTTTATTTGCTTGAAATAGCTTTTTTGCCAAGAAAATATAGGTGCtttatcttgttttttttttttggtcaatcgAAGCGCGCACTTAAGTCGCATTACAATAGGTGCTTTATCTTGTTTAGCACTTTAGAGTGCGGCAACTATCTTATTTGGTTTAAAAagttacctgaaatgaaatgctatctCACGTAGCATTTGATGAGGATTGAGGTAGTATTTGAGAGAGAAGGTACTAATATATGGATTATTAATGTGTGTCCTAACCCTTTTTTTGTTTACCTCTTTTACCCTTAAATTTTTCACTTTTTGTCtaacttaattttttttttttgtgtatgaGTTTAATAGAGAACTAATTTTATATTCATAAAGTACATTTTTCGCCGATATATTGTTAGGGATTTTTTTATATTTTACCTAATCGTGATATATTAATTATTGTTCTCATTCTCTTTGAAACATGTTGGAGACTTGTGTAAAAATATTGAAAAGACTATATTGTGAGTTTATGACATTATTACTAACAGACAACAACAATAACACAAGAATAGTAGTAAAAACATATAAGCGATAGCAATAATAAACCATCTTCTTTTACGTCATTTGGTCAAATAtcagctagcttttcagctagtttCCAAACAATTTTAATAAAAATCAGCTACTTTATCGGCTCTTAATTTTCAGCTATTTTTTCAGTAGTTTTGTCAAAAAGAGCCTAAATAGAAAAAAGTATGTTTTGAATTATCACCGTTTATGTTTTGTGAGGTAGTTTATTTTTATAATTGATTCTTCATATTATCGCAAATAATATAAAGTATGATTTCAAATTAGTAATTTCAAGACTTTTTTAATCCACTGGAATTATGTTTTGTCGGGTTATTTTTTTTATGTtgggtggtttcggatcgggtcatttcaaGTCGGGCCGCTCGGGTCATGTGTTAGGGATAGGTCAGGTCAATTTGGTTTCGGGTCACATTTTGGATATTATAGTTCGAGCCAGCCATTTTGGATTGATCAATCAGATCGGGTTGATTTTGTCAGGTCTAGTGACGTAATTTGTTTtgatgaggaagaagaaggaacaaTATGACAATAAAAATATATTTGGTGTAATGTAAAACACATTCATATAATAATGAGTAAATGAACTATTTAAGAACTATAGAGCACAATTACTTTCATACAAAAGTTACAAGCTCAAAATGAAATTCATGACATACTAAAACTTATCATGTGATCCTAAACAAATATGACATGAACTTCGCAATTTAAAAGATCATTAAAATTGGCTTAAATTCATCTTCAAAACAAATCTCATTCCTTTTCCTGCTCAACATTTGATAAATACCTCAATCGTTTTTCGCAAAACCATTCCGGATTAACTACTCACTCCAAGATACGCTGTTTGAACAATGATACATTCCCAACCAATCTTTTCATATCGTTCTCATTCCGAACATCCAGACCTTCAAGCTCCCGAGCAAGCATTTCAAAGTCTTTCGCAATCATACTAACCCATTTCGTTCGTGACCGACATTTCCCAACACATTGCAAACCTATGTTAATTCCATACTTAACATGAACCAGAATGTCTTTAGCAATGTCCGCCTTGATTAATTCACCTCCTTGATTTCCTTGACTCGTCTTGATTAATTCACTTTCATGATTTCCACAGAACTTCTTCCTTAAGTTAATAAATTTCGCATAAGCAACCTCGATTTCATCTTCAAGCTCCTTAACAAGGCCACTCCAGTTCTTTGGCAACCAGATTTTTAGTCGTTCCATGGTCTTGTCAATGGCCTGCCTTAAACAATCATGTGCGACTTTGGAGTTCACGGCCTGTGGGCCTTCGACCTCCACGTGACATTGCTCCGCCTCCGTGATTTCACTCCATTTTTTGCTTCGAGCATTGAAATCATTGCATCTTTTGAGTAGGCTAACAACTTTGTCATTAGCGTCGTTGCATTCTTTGAGGTAATTGGCATAGGCGAGTTCAGAATTAAAGCCATCCATGAAAGCCGCTTCTTGGTTATACACTGTTTTGGCGAGTTTTCCTAGTTCAGAATCCTCCATTATCATCTCTATATCGCCCACTTCTCTATTGACCATTATTATTCGGTATGCCTACAGTTACCAATTATCCGCATTTAGGTAAGTATTAATTATGCAACATTTAGCCTGGTGGCTAAACCATATGGCTGACATTACTCTCCTCCAATAAcatcatcagagccttaatcccaaaatgatttggggtcggctgacatgaatcatcctttagaaccgtgcATGGGTGAGGCGGTgggcacacctcaaaatgcgaacaaaatagaaaagaaaaaatgaaaaataaaagggAGTGTGAAACATAATACAAGGTGAAAGTTGGTTGTAGCCTCGTAGGTGGAGATGGCCAACAACTCAACAAGGTTGGTCATCCCAGCCCAACTCAGCGGTCGGGTCCGGTCCCCACTCCCCATCAGTGGTGGATTAAGGAAGGGGAAGCTAGAAGGACAGTCGCCTCAACGGCAACATTTGACTCTGCCACCGGTACTTATACTTGGCAAAACAGTCAACCAGACCAGGTTTGGGTGTTGTTTGAGTTAATTTTGTCGAGTCTACGGGTACTCCATACTCCTAATCCATCTGACTTGAACCTAGACCTTGCAAACGGGTCAAATGTGTCGGGTTTAGGTCAAGTCAGTTTGGATTGGGTCATTTTCGAGTTTGACTTAACATAAGTCATATCAGGTCGCGTCAGGTCATTTCAGGACTATAAAATTGTACTCTCTTCGTCTcgatcaatagttatctattacTTTTTGCACAAAGATTAAGAAAATAACTATcgataaatttggaccacacaaatcactTAACCCACATGCAAATGGTCCACAAAAGATTACCAAAAACAGAAATAAATATCAATgatacacccaaaaatggaaatagataactattgactAGGACGGAGGGAATATCAATAACTAAATAAATATTCGGGTCAAGTCATGTTGGTTCTTGTTAACTCGGGTATTGTTTGGGTTGGGTTATTCGGGCCAAGTCAATTTTGCCGGGTCGAAGTTGAACAACACAACCCAGCCTAAACGCCACCCTGCATCCGGTCCGGCCTTTTTGGAAAGTTTCCGACAGAAAACCAACCCTACCGGCCTCAACCACATATGGATTCGGTCTTAAGAAATTCCGCTTCATAAGTTGAAAAACGTTAATCGCAATTCTTCCGATTATTATAGCTCAATAAATTAAAAGACAAACATAAGATATTTATCCCTAATATATAGCTGCAAGAATTGTAAATTGAGTAATATTTACAGGAAAACAAAATTGAAAATCCTAGCTTAATACAAGTAAAGGAACTTACAAGTGCAAATGGTAATCCGATGTAAGATTCTCGACCCCTTAATTTTGAACTTTTGATCAGTTGGAGAAGAGCCCAAAAGGCTGACTATATCTAGAGTCAATACATGCCAATAATTTAGACTTGGCTAAGTCGGATATATTCAAGCTCGGTTATCATCCGATTTTTAGTTGAATTCGCCAGGTTCGGTTCGGTTCGGTTCGATTCGGATTTGGTCGGGTTTCGGGTATTTTAAGTTATCCGTATCAAATGTTTGATTGGATATCAATTCCGCTACTTCGATCGGTTTTTCGGATTTGGGTTCATTTTGCCACGTCTAGACAACATCACTAGTTGATTTACTCCCTCGGTCCCGGTCAGGGGCGGACCCAGGAGTTATTTTTTGGTGTAGCAAAGAAAAATATAATGCTAAAAAACAATTAACACGACTCAATTTTATGTATTCTTTATAGAGTGTATATAAAACTATCTTTTAAATTACAATTCTTTGCTATTTCTTTCACGTAGAACTTCTGCAAATTATTTATTTTACTTATAGATTATGGTATCTTGATAATATATTAAAAATAGCTTAACCTCTAAATACAAAATAATTTaagtttatgaaaaaaaaaagaaagaagcaaaCAAACAATTAGAAAATCACATACAGACATACTAATCACAAATCGACAAATAACTGAGCAAAATGATTGTCTAATTTAAAATTTGCCCTTTGATCAATTTCAATAAAATTTCTACATGTTCTTTATCATTTTTTTCTTTGATAATTTTGGAGCAAAAAACAATTAATAAGATAACAAAGATTTAGAGGGTTAGTTGGAACTTTGAAGCATGGAGTAATTAAGATGATATGTAGATTAATGGAGTAAATGAGATATAAATAGGGTGTCATTAATAGTAATATATTGTACTAATATACTATGGGAATTGTGATTTAAATAAGATTATAGTGGGGAAGAATGATTACGTGAGACATAATGTCATCTAATGACTAATTAATACATACTTTATGGTGTAGCAAATCTTCGTTTTCTCATTAATTTTTTGGGTTTTGGTGTAGCAATTGCTACACAACCGCCCCtggtcccggtcatttgttgtcttattCTATTTTTGGACGTCTCAGTCAATTGTTCTTCTTTCTATTTCAAGAACAAATTTGATgtgcaatttgatcattcacacttaatttgtttcacttgtcatttaataatttactctctccttttttcttatctttgTGCAAAAATCAAAGGCCAACAATTGACCGGAATGAAGGAAGTATATCTGACGAATATCCACACATTTTGAATTTCAAAGATTCATATCTGGATCAGTAAAGGCCCAATATGTTAAGAAAACCATAATATGATCAATGTGTCTCATTGTACATAGACCTGGTAAACGGATCATTCAGTTCGGTTTTAGATTAGGTTAAATCGGTTCGATTTAAATGGGTTGACCTTAGTTTCGGTTTTAATTCGATTTTGACCGGATTCATTTCAGTTAGCCACTTTATTCGTTTTGTGCTATTTCAcatatctaaataaatgaagaaaattaGACATTGGTTTATAGGTGTAAAAGTGACAAATTTTAACGTGTGTCTCACAATCATCTGTGTCGGACACAAATAAACTGATTAAGAGGAGTGTCTGTCTTACCTAGTCCAAAAGTCCATCTCCCTTTCCACCTTTCTTATTCCATTTTTCTACTTCCTTTCTTTCCTTCCAACGACTAGCTATTCATCTTTGAAACTTTCATAGACGAACCTTTCACAAAActcatccaacaacaacaaaaattacaaacTCACCATCAATTAATTATCTCCAAAATTCCCTAAAAAACTCAAATATGAACCCATTTGGTGCACCCATAACCAACGCAACCTTAGCACCTATGAAACGATACCGAGGCAAAACAATAACACAAGAAGATAGAGCAAGAGAAGCAATGAGATTAATACAAGCGGGTAACAAAAACATGAATGCTCTTAACCATGCTTTGAGCCTTAAGGCGGATTATGGAGACGGGGTTAGTACTCTAATTCTTATATATAACGCGTCaggggatacattagagattgttgAAGACCAAAAGATGGATTGGCTTGGTAGTGTGTATAAGGAAGAACCACCAAGAACGTTTGAAAATGGTCAATGGCTCGGGTTCGTACATGTGCACCCGACTAGCCAGAGCCTTGGCTCGAAAGGGGCTCGAGTTTTTCGAGGGAAGACTGTTGATGGACAAGTTTGTGACTATATGGTCGCTTGGTGTGCACCTTGGCATAGAAAATATGACAATTCGGtatgttttattttatgtttttttccaaaaaaaaaaaaaaaaaaaaattgtttgtaCTCAGTTCGggcttaattattgttcaagtcaATTAATCCGAAACGAATATATGACCAAAACCTCACACGAAATTAATGATTTAATAACTGGCTTTGAATCGACTTGGATTTAGATGAGCTCGGCTGTGAAGAATCTTGATAAATTTCATATCTGAGTGTTCCACATTGATAAAAGGAGAGAGAGTCTAACATTTTAGTGTAAAAATTAAGGGACTACTCCCTTAGAGTGGAGCTAATAAGATATAAATAGATATAATAATTGAGGTCTTAACCATCATCAGTGACATTTCTCACGAGGGGTTCATCTGCACCCCCTTTCCCCAAAAACAATTACGGAGTACTCCCTCCCAGTCAaaataaacttccctatttctttttccgtctattcacaata
This sequence is a window from Silene latifolia isolate original U9 population chromosome 8, ASM4854445v1, whole genome shotgun sequence. Protein-coding genes within it:
- the LOC141596162 gene encoding uncharacterized protein LOC141596162, which translates into the protein MVNREVGDIEMIMEDSELGKLAKTVYNQEAAFMDGFNSELAYANYLKECNDANDKVVSLLKRCNDFNARSKKWSEITEAEQCHVEVEGPQAVNSKVAHDCLRQAIDKTMERLKIWLPKNWSGLVKELEDEIEVAYAKFINLRKKFCGNHESELIKTSQGNQGGELIKADIAKDILVHVKYGINIGLQCVGKCRSRTKWVSMIAKDFEMLARELEGLDVRNENDMKRLVGNVSLFKQRILE
- the LOC141596166 gene encoding 23 kDa jasmonate-induced protein-like, with the protein product MNPFGAPITNATLAPMKRYRGKTITQEDRAREAMRLIQAGNKNMNALNHALSLKADYGDGVSTLILIYNASGDTLEIVEDQKMDWLGSVYKEEPPRTFENGQWLGFVHVHPTSQSLGSKGARVFRGKTVDGQVCDYMVAWCAPWHRKYDNSAYTEVREKDYFPQEWNHIKTNLLEKANKISKDERHQYCVSTVSIGGLTTCEFVAILNHKFTP